In Streptomyces sannanensis, the DNA window CAAGGGCTTTGTCGAGGAGGGCGTCCCACCAGACCTGCATGACCTCGATCGCGTCCAGGCCACCCTGCCGGACCTCCCCTCGATCGATCGCCTCGCCCTCGGGGAACTCGACACCAGTCTGGTCGAGGTCCACGAACGCAGCCAGGCCATCCTTGTGGCCCTGCTCCACCCCGTCCTCCAGGTGGATGTCGTGGAAGCGCTTGATCAGGCTGCCCTCGTAAGTGAAGCCTCGACGGTCACAGATCTCGCGGCAGATCTCGAAGAAGACCTCGTGCTCGAAGATCGCAGCGGTCTCGGTCGCGTACAGCGCGCCCAGCGCCCGCGACGGATTCGGGGCACACAGCGCCTTGACCTCGGCCAGGAACTTGGTGGTGGCGGGGAACTCCACCCGCTTGTCCATATCGGTGCCGACGTTCAGCATGCCCTGCTTGTACATCGGGGCGTGGCCGTCCTCCTCGTCCACGTTCCGCTGCAGCTCCACCGAAACGCCCGGCTCGGCGAGCGTCTTGGTGCACTCCACTGCTGCCTGCAGCAGGCCACAGTTCGCGAAGGAGAACTGGTAGTGCTCCATGATCAGCCAGTCCAGCGACTCCGTGCTGGCGGTGGGCAGGTGGTTCAGGAGCTTGCTCTTCACCGCGCTGGTGAACGCGTCGTTCCGCTCGTCGATCTCTACCGACAGACGCTCAGTCATGGCGTGCCTCTGTTTCTCGCTGGAACGAAGGAAGGATCAGGGCGTCAACAGGCCGACGTGGGAGCCGGATTGGCCAGCCAGCTCGGGCCCCGACGTCCAGGAGGCTAGTCATACGCATGAAGATCCGACAAGCAGTCAACCTGGGCTGGATTTAGCCATGTTCACGATGCGACCCATTGCAGACCCTCATACGTATGACTAGCCTCCTGGGTTGTCTGGTGCCCGCTCTTGGCGTCCTCATCCTCACAACGGAAGTGACATGTCCCGATACGCGATCCTGACCAACGATCTGCAACGCGATCTGGTCGACAAGAACGAGCAGCGCAAAGCCAACGTGGAGCGGATGACTCCGGACTTCACGCGGTTCCTCTCGGAGATGCGGGAGCTGAACGTCCCAGTCATCCACCTGCAGCTGATCTATGACGAGGGCGACAAGAAGATCGAGCTCCACGATGGCCGCATCCCGGTGCTGCGGGGCACGCCCGGGGCGGAGCTGCTACCGGAGTTCGTGCATCCGTCGGACGTCATCATGGAGAAGAAGAAGGACAGCGGCTTCTTTGAGACGAAGCTTCACGAGTACCTTGAGGAGCACGGAATTGACACCGTGATCATCACGGGGATGCAGGCCCAGGTGTGCATCCAGACCACCGCGGCCGACGCACATTTCCGCGGCTACAACGTGATCGTCCCCTCGGACGGTGTCGTCTCGACGCGTGACGAGGACCGGGTCAGGGCGCTCGAGTGGCTCGCCTCGTACTGCGCAGTGGTAGTTCCGATGACGGACGTGGTCGCCCGCATCCGGGACAAGGCCGGCTTCGACTTCTCCGTCCAGGCGCTGGCGTAACCGGGCGCGGACCAGCAGGGAGGGAGAAGCTTCAGTGCAGGACCTGACGGAGCCGGGTGCTCGGGTCTGGAACGGCCTGGCCGTTCCTCGCGGCTCGGCGGACTCGCCAGACGTGGTCGTCATCGGGGTGCCCTTCGAGGGCGGAGCGGGCGGTGCGGGGGGTGCGTCACTGGGCCCCGGTCGGGTCCGCGAGCTGTCGAGTCGGCTGAAGACGACCGACCGGCGCGGCCACGACGCCTCCGGCCTGCGGCTGCTCGACCTCGGGGATGTCGAGACCTGGCGCTTCGACCTCACCCGGTCGATCGACTATGTCGGAGAGGTCTACCGGTCGGTGTTCCGCGAGGTCACCGCGCCCGTGCTGACCTTCGGCGGTGACCACTCGATCACCTACCCGATCGTCTGCGGCGCCGCACAGGGCCGGCAATTGGGGCTGGTCTGGTTCGACGCCCATCCGGACGTGCTCGATGGCTACCAGGGCTCCACGATCTCGCACGGCTCCCCGCTGCGGCGGATCGTCGAAGAGGGCGCCGTCGAGCCGGAGAACGTGCTACTTGTGGGCACCCGCGCCTACGACGCCGGCGAGGTCGAGTTCATTCGCAAGACCGGCATCAATGAGGTGCCGGCGGCGGTCTTCATGGATGACCCAGCTGGCGCCCGGCAAGCGTACCGGCGGCACATCGAGGAGATCTCCGAGCGCGTCGACCAGTTCTACGTCACGGTCGATATCGACGTGTTGGACGCCTCTTGCGTGCCCGGCACCGGAACCCCGGTGGCCGGCGGCATCGGCACAGGCGAGCTTCTCGGCCTGCTGGAGCAGCTCCCGGAGCCCGTACTCGCCTATGACATCGTCGAGTTCGCACCGAGCCACGACGTCGGCGGCATGACCGGTCACGCGGTCATGGCGATCACCACCGCCTTCCTGGCCCGCATCGCCGCCGCGCGCGGCTGACCCGCGACAGCCCACCTCACCCCGGTAGACGGTCACTACCAAGGAGCATTGCATTGGACGCCATGACCGTGGTCCTGACTCGCCGCAGCGTGCAGACACTCATCGAACTGGCGCCCAATGACGCGGAGTTCGCCTATCTGTTAGGCGGCGCGGCTGCCGCTCCAGACCACGGGAGCCTGCGGCCGTGGCGGTGGGTCCCACTGCGCGGCACGGACCGGGAGACGCTTGGTGCCCGCCTGGCGACCGATGTACCGCCGGAACAGCAGGAGCAGATCGTCCGAAAGGTGCTGCGGGCGCCGTTGATGGCGGCGCTGGTCTTCGCTTCCACTCCAGGTCACAAGATCCCGGAGTGGAAGCAGTTGGCCGCCGCAAGTTTCATGGCTTACGGCCTGATGCTGCTTCTGCATGCCCGCGGTTACGGCAGGATCTGGCGCACAGGCCGACTGTGCGAGAGCCGGGCCGTCCGCGAACTGCTGGGCCTGGCGCCGACGGAGCGGCTGCTTGGCTCACTCGACGTCGGCACTCCCGACGGTGCGAAGCCACCAGTTCGCCGGTCGACCGGGGACATCGCCGACCGGGTCTCCGTCTTCGCACCCACGACAGCCATGCACCAACCGGCGTGATCCCGAGTCCGCACATTCCTCCTATGGAGATCACCATGCCTCCCTCCGGCGCGGCCCGGCCGCCCGCCTTCATCCTCTTCACGGACCTCCCCAAGGCCGGTGCCTATCTGGAGGCCATCGCCGCGCGCGGTCTGCGGAGCCTGGTCATCACCGGGCTGCCCCAGTGGCCGTTGGAACAGGTCGCGGTCTCCTACGTCGGTAAGCCGGGACACCCCTTCGAGGCAGTGGAGCAGCTCGAGTTCCTCCCGGCCGAGGATCTCGCAGGGATCCTCGGCCAAGTCACGTCCTGGGCCGCGGACTATGACATCAGGGGCGTCTTCGCCTCGTCCGAGACCTTCGTCGAGCCCGCCGGGCAGACCGCCGACCTCCTCGGGCTCCCCGGAGTCGGGCTCAGGGCCGCGCGAGTATGCCGGAACAAGCATCTCCAGCGGCTCTACCTAGGTGAGTGGAGCCCCGTGTCGGTGCTCTCGAGTAGCTCTCGTGAGACGGTCCTGACGGCCCTCGCCGACCGGTATCCGCTCATCTCCAAACCACTCGACCTCTACTGCAGCATCGGGGTTCGGGTGCTCAGGGACCGGGAAGCCCTCGAGTCGCACCTTGAGGATCTGGCGTCCGCTTCGCCAGTCCTCCTGGAGCAGCGGCTGTCCGGCCGTGAGTTCAGTGTAGAGACCATCGTCGCAGGCGGCTATCCGGTCTTCTCCGCGGTCACCCAGAAGTTGACTAACGAAGACGAGAGCGACTTCTTCGTCGAGATGGGCCACACCCTGCCGGCCTGCAACCTCACCAAGGACGAGGCCGACCGGCTGAAGGAGGCCCAGGCAGCAGTGCTGGCCCGCCTCAACTTCGGCACTGGCATGGCCCACGGCGAGTACCGCGTTCTCCCGGACGGCCAGATCGCGCTGATGGAGATCGCGGCGCGCCCGCCGGGCGACGGGATACTGCACCTTTACCAGCTGGCCACCGGTGCCTCGATCGAGTCTTCAGTGGTCGACGCGGCACTCGGCCTGCCCGTGCACCACCCGGAACCCAGCCGCTGGGCCCGGCAGATCTACTTTGACCACACTCCGGGGAAGCTGGAAGACATAGCCGTCGATGGCCTCGCCGGGGTGGAACCCTTCTGGGTTGTGGACCACGGCCTGTGGCCGGCGGTCGAGCCGGCCAGTCCCGACGCGCCGCCCGGCCTCCGGAAGGTCCTCGTGCTCAAGGCGCGCGGTGCCGAACTGGGGCCGCTGGCTGACTCCTTCGGCCGGGCCGTCACCGCTCTGTTCGACAGCCCCGACCCGGGTCAGCTCGAGCGGTTCGACTCAACGGTCCGTGAAGCCGTCCGCATCACCGTCAGCTAGCCCAGCCGTCAGCACAGCCGCCCGACGAGACCCGGAGCAGGGAGAAGACGAACACGTGGGACTACGGCCCAGCACGACGCATGGCGAGCAGAGCACCACCCCACCGCCAAGTGCCCGGCGGGGGCTCGCCCAGCGAGCACTAGGACACTTCCCGAAGTCGCGGGCGGCCAGAGTTTTCGTCCTCATCGCGTTCGTGGACGCCTTCGGCCGGGGCTTCTTCCTAGCCGGATCGATGCTCTTCTACACCCAGGTGATCGGGCTCAGCACCGCACAGGTCGGCCTCGGGCTCTCGATTGCCGGGCTCTTCGGGGTTGCCTGTGCCATCCCGACCGGATGGCTCGCGGACCGGTTCGGCGACGGCCCTACCCTGATCGCGTTGCAGCTCTGGCGCGCCGCCGCCTTCCTGGTCTATCCCTTCGTGGACGACTTCCACATGTTCCTGGTAGTCGCCTGCCTTGTCGGCGCGGTGGAGCAAGCGGTCGGGCCAATCATCCAGTCGGTGGCCGGCGCGACGGCCGAGGAAGGCTCGCCCGTCGGGGCCATGGCCCTCATCGCGGTGGCTCGGAATGCCGCGTACGCGCTCTCCGCCGTGATCGCCACGGTGGTCATCACCATGGCCAGCTCCGGCACCTACGTCGGCTTCGTACTGGCCAACGCAGCGGCGTTCCTGGCAACTGCGGCACTGCTGCCGCGGCTTCGGCTCCCACGCAGGGGGTCCCGGGAGGCCAAGCAGCCCGGGGGCTCGGGCTCCAAGCTGCTGCCGTTCAAGAACGCGCGGTTCCTGCTGCTCTCGATGGCCAACGGGATCCTCTACCTGCACGTTCCGATCCTGTCGGTGGCGTTCCCGCTCTGGATCGTCACTCACACCGACGCGCCGCGCGGCCTGATCGGCGCCGCCCTGGTGGTGAACACCGTGCTCGCAGTGGCGCTCCAGGTGCGGCTCAGCAAGGGCGGTGACGACATGGCGCACGCCGGTCGTAAGCAGCGGGCCGCGGGACTGATGCTGGCACTCTTCTGCGTCCTGACAGCGGCTACCGCGTCGATGGGCGCGCTTACGGCTGGCCTGCTACTCCTGCTCGCCTCGGTACCACTCACGCTAGGTGAACTGTGGCAGTCAGCCGGCGGATGGGGCATCTCATATCGCCTCTCCCCCGAAGTGCAGCGCACGTACTACCTGAGTGTCTATCAACTTGGTGCCACTGGCATGACCGTGGCGGGGCCGGCACTGCTCTCCATCGCCGTCGTGAACACGGGTGCCACCGGCTGGCTCGGTCTCGGTGCCGTGTTCGCCCTCACCGGCCTGGCAGTACCACTGCTGGCCCGGCCGACCGAGCTCCCAGCCCCGGCCAACACCGCGCCGACCGACTGAGTCGAACCGCGCCGACCGCGAGGCATCGGTGATGGTCATGCCGAGCGAGTACGACAGCCACCGCCCGCGCTTCGCGAGCCAGGCGACGAACTCGTGGGTCCCGCCGCCGGAGTCCGCACGGATCAGCGTCTGTCGGCCGCGCAGGAACCGCTTGGGCATCTGGGCCAGGGCCAGCTTCGTGGCCTCGATGTGGTCAGCGGCGGTGTTGGAGCCCGCCTTGCCGGGCCGCAGCAGGCCCACGACCGGCTCGCCGGACCCGCCCCGGCCGTGGTCGACGAACCCCATCAGCGGGTGGTGTCCGAAGGTCTTCTTCCAGGTCGCGGCGGCGTCCTGCTTCTCGGAGTGCGGCCAGAACGAGGACGCCGTCCAGGTCCACGATCGCCTGCCCGCCGGCGTCCGGCGCCGCTGCACCGGCCAACTTCCAGACGTATTCGCTGGAAGTGTCAAGTAATCACATTTCGGCAGCAACCAAGGTTATCCGCCGCCGAGATGGATGGCCATGAAATCCAAAAGACTAGAATGGCCGCGCACCAAGGAGAGTGAAAGCCAAGGGATTCCAGGCGACAGGCAGAGACATGAATGGAAACGATCGGGCCCGCACCATAACTGCCACCGATGTAGCGCGCGTGGCGGACGTGTCGCAGTCAACGGTTTCGCTGGTCCTCAACGGCAAATGGCAAGGCAGGATCCGCGAGGAGACTGCGCGGCGCGTGATGACAACGGCTGATGACCTGGGTTACCGGATCAACCAGTCCGCCCGGAGTCTGCGGCTCGGGAGCACCGGTACGGTTCTCCTGGTCGTCCCGACACTGGTCAACCCCGTCTTCGCAACCGTCCACGCCGGCGCTGCTCGCGTCGGTGCGCAGAACGGTCTCGGTGTCGTGGTCTTTCCCCTCGGCGCGGAGGACGGCTTCGGCCTGTTCCCTGCGCCGCGGCATGCGCTCGATGGAGTCATCGCCTGCTCGCTGGCAGCCGAGGCCGTCTCCAACCTACGGGCTGGGCTCCCGTTGGTAGTTCTCGACGATGCCCCTACCCCTGGCACCCCGACCGTGACCATGGACACCGGCGGCGGGATGGCGAACGCGCTGGCTCACCTCACGGCACTGGGTCACCAGCGCATTATGCATCTACGGGCCGAGCGCCTCGCTTGGACGTTCACCCGACGGGCAGAGGTGTTCGACCAGTGCACCCTCAGCCACCCGTACGTGATTGCGAATCATCTCTCGTGCTCCTTCATGCCGGCTGAGGTCCGGGATCGGATGGTCCAGGTGCTCTCCGCTTCCAACCGCCCGACAGCTGTCATCTGTGATGATGACAACATGGCCATGGGTGTCTACGCTGCTGCCAGCGCCCTGAATCTGATCATTGGTGAGGATCTTTCCGTCATCGGCTTCAACGATTTGCCAGCAGCAGCCTTGGTCTCGCCACCCCTCACCACCGTCCGGCTACCGCTCGGGGAACTGGGCTCCCGTGGGATGCAGGCTCTCGTCGACCTTCGCAACGGAGCTGTAAACGAGCCAGCCTCACTCCTGACCGAGCTCATCATTCGGAAGTCCGTCGGTCTGGTATCCACGGGTACCTGACCCGAGTCCGACCCCTCATGTGTGGAGCCACCTGCCTGCAGACGACCACACTTTGGGCTGCCGGCCACACTCACAGGGAAGCCCCAAGAGGTCGGTGCACCTGATTCCGCTTAACGCGACGGCGTCGAGTTTCCCCGAGCGGTAAGCCAACTCGCTCCGCCAACATCACCGCAGGTCAGCGCACCTTTCCTCGCGGTTTCAGCGCCCCAGGCGGGAGTTCAGGAGCAGACAGCCGTCCTCCTGCATAGCCCTCCACTTCGCCGAATCGGATACTTTTCATCCAGTCCTCGCGGGCCTGTGCGACATCCTCGTGGCTCCGCCCGATGAAGTTCCACCACATCTCACGTAGTTATGGCATTTCCGCAGGTCAGGCACATACGCGGCCCTAGAGGGTCAGCAAAAGGTCAGCATCGGGACCTGAAGGTTCATCGCGGCACCGTCGCGCCGTGGCGCCCTTCCGCATGTCAAGTGGCCAGGCCCACGTCCAAGACCTTGGCCGCCTTGCCGATCGAGCCGGGCATGAGGTGACGATAGATCTTGAACGTGGCGTCGATGCTCCTGTGCCCCATCCACTCAGCGACGTCGGTGATCGGGATGCGGTTGGCCCTGGCTCTTCAGTGGAATTCGGTGGTCTGACGTCTCGATAGCAGAACGGTGCCGCTGACCTGTAAGGATGCGAGTGTCTACGTCGTATCCGGCACAAGAGTCAGGGCACCGTTCTGGTGAGACGCCGTACAGGTTGGGATGACGGGCTGCGGGTGCAGGCCGACGGTCGGGGTCTGGTGGGGCATGCGGGGGTGGTCCTCTTGCGGCGCCTGGCGGACCGAACGGGTCTGACCGGCGCGCTGGCCAGGGCGTTTCCGTCCGGGGCCGGGACGGGCTGGCGGGACCGGGCGACGGTGTTCGTGCAGGTCGCGATCGCCATCGTGCTGGGAGCCCGCAGCATCCTGGAGGCCGAGCAGCTCCAGTTGCACCACGGCCGGCTGTTTCCCCGTCCGGTGTCCGATTCCACGATGCACCGCACGCTCGCCTGCCTCTTGCGACGCCTTCAGGTGGTACTCGGCGCAACCTTCCAGTGCCCGAAGCCTGTCCGTGTACTCCTCGGCGCGCTCCTCCAGAGTCAGCCGGACGGCTTCGTCGTCCGCTGCCAAGAGGCCGAACCTCAGGGGCAGTACGGTGCCGTCCGCCATCAGGCGCTGCTGCACCTCCTGGTGTGCGGTGATGTCACGGCGTTTGGGACGCAGGTCCTCCGGCGCGTCACTGACCACCGCGCACAGCGGTCCACCGGTCACTGTCCGCAGGCCGGCAGGAGGCTCGCCTACGCCGCAAAGATCAGCGATACGCAGCGGGTGCTGTTTGCTGGTGATGGAGTAGATGTATACGGCCATGGCTCATTCCTTCTCGCGGGGGGATCCCTTTTCCTGTCGGGCGGTACGCCGAGCCGGACGCCGTGGCCTCTCCACGGGTTCCTGCTCCCTGTCCTCGTCTTCCTCCGCGTCACTGTTGTCACGGTCGGTGACGTCCTTGACGGAGTCGGTGATCGCTTCAACGGCGCCGGAGAGGGCGCCCTTCGTCTTGCCCCGGGCCCCGCTCTCCACGGACTCGCCGATGATGTCGGTCAGCTGGGCCGGCGCTTTCCTTCCGGCTTCGAGATCAAGACGGTTGCACGCCTCGGCGAAGCGCAAATACGTGTCGACGCTGGCCACGACAATGCGAGCGTCGATCTTCAGGATTTCTATCCCCACC includes these proteins:
- a CDS encoding isochorismatase family cysteine hydrolase, yielding MSRYAILTNDLQRDLVDKNEQRKANVERMTPDFTRFLSEMRELNVPVIHLQLIYDEGDKKIELHDGRIPVLRGTPGAELLPEFVHPSDVIMEKKKDSGFFETKLHEYLEEHGIDTVIITGMQAQVCIQTTAADAHFRGYNVIVPSDGVVSTRDEDRVRALEWLASYCAVVVPMTDVVARIRDKAGFDFSVQALA
- a CDS encoding MFS transporter, whose amino-acid sequence is MAFVDAFGRGFFLAGSMLFYTQVIGLSTAQVGLGLSIAGLFGVACAIPTGWLADRFGDGPTLIALQLWRAAAFLVYPFVDDFHMFLVVACLVGAVEQAVGPIIQSVAGATAEEGSPVGAMALIAVARNAAYALSAVIATVVITMASSGTYVGFVLANAAAFLATAALLPRLRLPRRGSREAKQPGGSGSKLLPFKNARFLLLSMANGILYLHVPILSVAFPLWIVTHTDAPRGLIGAALVVNTVLAVALQVRLSKGGDDMAHAGRKQRAAGLMLALFCVLTAATASMGALTAGLLLLLASVPLTLGELWQSAGGWGISYRLSPEVQRTYYLSVYQLGATGMTVAGPALLSIAVVNTGATGWLGLGAVFALTGLAVPLLARPTELPAPANTAPTD
- a CDS encoding DUF3865 domain-containing protein codes for the protein MTERLSVEIDERNDAFTSAVKSKLLNHLPTASTESLDWLIMEHYQFSFANCGLLQAAVECTKTLAEPGVSVELQRNVDEEDGHAPMYKQGMLNVGTDMDKRVEFPATTKFLAEVKALCAPNPSRALGALYATETAAIFEHEVFFEICREICDRRGFTYEGSLIKRFHDIHLEDGVEQGHKDGLAAFVDLDQTGVEFPEGEAIDRGEVRQGGLDAIEVMQVWWDALLDKALAEPAGTAV
- a CDS encoding gas vesicle structural protein GvpA gives rise to the protein MTVVPQGGGGVARGGGTSSLYDVLELILDRGLVIDVFIRVSLVGIEILKIDARIVVASVDTYLRFAEACNRLDLEAGRKAPAQLTDIIGESVESGARGKTKGALSGAVEAITDSVKDVTDRDNSDAEEDEDREQEPVERPRRPARRTARQEKGSPREKE
- a CDS encoding ATP-grasp domain-containing protein, which encodes MEITMPPSGAARPPAFILFTDLPKAGAYLEAIAARGLRSLVITGLPQWPLEQVAVSYVGKPGHPFEAVEQLEFLPAEDLAGILGQVTSWAADYDIRGVFASSETFVEPAGQTADLLGLPGVGLRAARVCRNKHLQRLYLGEWSPVSVLSSSSRETVLTALADRYPLISKPLDLYCSIGVRVLRDREALESHLEDLASASPVLLEQRLSGREFSVETIVAGGYPVFSAVTQKLTNEDESDFFVEMGHTLPACNLTKDEADRLKEAQAAVLARLNFGTGMAHGEYRVLPDGQIALMEIAARPPGDGILHLYQLATGASIESSVVDAALGLPVHHPEPSRWARQIYFDHTPGKLEDIAVDGLAGVEPFWVVDHGLWPAVEPASPDAPPGLRKVLVLKARGAELGPLADSFGRAVTALFDSPDPGQLERFDSTVREAVRITVS
- a CDS encoding LacI family DNA-binding transcriptional regulator; this translates as MKAKGFQATGRDMNGNDRARTITATDVARVADVSQSTVSLVLNGKWQGRIREETARRVMTTADDLGYRINQSARSLRLGSTGTVLLVVPTLVNPVFATVHAGAARVGAQNGLGVVVFPLGAEDGFGLFPAPRHALDGVIACSLAAEAVSNLRAGLPLVVLDDAPTPGTPTVTMDTGGGMANALAHLTALGHQRIMHLRAERLAWTFTRRAEVFDQCTLSHPYVIANHLSCSFMPAEVRDRMVQVLSASNRPTAVICDDDNMAMGVYAAASALNLIIGEDLSVIGFNDLPAAALVSPPLTTVRLPLGELGSRGMQALVDLRNGAVNEPASLLTELIIRKSVGLVSTGT
- a CDS encoding nitroreductase family protein, producing MTVVLTRRSVQTLIELAPNDAEFAYLLGGAAAAPDHGSLRPWRWVPLRGTDRETLGARLATDVPPEQQEQIVRKVLRAPLMAALVFASTPGHKIPEWKQLAAASFMAYGLMLLLHARGYGRIWRTGRLCESRAVRELLGLAPTERLLGSLDVGTPDGAKPPVRRSTGDIADRVSVFAPTTAMHQPA
- a CDS encoding arginase family protein → MQDLTEPGARVWNGLAVPRGSADSPDVVVIGVPFEGGAGGAGGASLGPGRVRELSSRLKTTDRRGHDASGLRLLDLGDVETWRFDLTRSIDYVGEVYRSVFREVTAPVLTFGGDHSITYPIVCGAAQGRQLGLVWFDAHPDVLDGYQGSTISHGSPLRRIVEEGAVEPENVLLVGTRAYDAGEVEFIRKTGINEVPAAVFMDDPAGARQAYRRHIEEISERVDQFYVTVDIDVLDASCVPGTGTPVAGGIGTGELLGLLEQLPEPVLAYDIVEFAPSHDVGGMTGHAVMAITTAFLARIAAARG
- a CDS encoding GvpL/GvpF family gas vesicle protein; its protein translation is MAVYIYSITSKQHPLRIADLCGVGEPPAGLRTVTGGPLCAVVSDAPEDLRPKRRDITAHQEVQQRLMADGTVLPLRFGLLAADDEAVRLTLEERAEEYTDRLRALEGCAEYHLKASQEAGERAVHRGIGHRTGKQPAVVQLELLGLQDAAGSQHDGDRDLHEHRRPVPPARPGPGRKRPGQRAGQTRSVRQAPQEDHPRMPHQTPTVGLHPQPVIPTCTASHQNGALTLVPDTT